The Claveliimonas bilis genome window below encodes:
- a CDS encoding sugar ABC transporter substrate-binding protein encodes MKNRKIKVLLALVVMGIMMLAGCKKQVGTPEDNPVQEEDTEETDEEEAEEEGYKFGFSGINMENPYFITLENAIRESVTSSGNTLITEDPEGDAQKQASQITEMIEAGIDAIFLSPVNWEEITPSLQELQEADVRIINVDTQVKEMDYVDAYVGSDNEAAGRMCGEALIEKCPDGGKVLILECPTQNSINERITGFEEAISKAEVGFEIVARENTDGKFEKSVEVAQNILKEHTDVTAIMCGNDQIAVGAQTAVNLLGMDDVIIYGVDGSPDIKKELEKSDTQIAGTAAQSPINMGKKAVEVGLAILNGEEYEKENYVEIIDMITKDNVEMYGADGWQ; translated from the coding sequence ATGAAAAACCGCAAGATAAAAGTGCTTCTGGCACTTGTTGTCATGGGAATTATGATGTTGGCCGGATGTAAGAAGCAAGTGGGCACACCGGAAGATAATCCGGTTCAGGAAGAAGATACAGAAGAAACAGACGAGGAAGAAGCAGAAGAGGAAGGGTACAAATTTGGTTTCAGCGGAATCAATATGGAGAATCCTTATTTTATTACGCTGGAAAATGCAATTCGCGAATCGGTTACAAGCTCAGGGAATACACTGATTACCGAAGACCCGGAAGGAGATGCCCAAAAACAGGCTTCACAGATCACAGAGATGATCGAGGCAGGGATTGATGCCATTTTTTTAAGCCCGGTAAATTGGGAGGAAATTACTCCCTCTTTGCAGGAACTTCAGGAAGCGGATGTACGCATTATCAATGTAGATACACAGGTTAAGGAAATGGATTATGTAGATGCCTATGTGGGATCTGACAATGAAGCAGCCGGACGTATGTGCGGTGAGGCGTTGATTGAGAAATGTCCGGACGGAGGCAAAGTACTGATACTGGAATGCCCGACACAAAATTCTATTAATGAGAGAATTACAGGATTTGAGGAGGCGATTTCAAAAGCGGAGGTCGGTTTTGAAATTGTGGCAAGAGAAAATACAGACGGAAAATTTGAAAAGTCAGTGGAAGTGGCACAAAATATCCTCAAAGAACATACGGATGTAACAGCCATTATGTGCGGAAATGATCAGATCGCGGTAGGAGCGCAGACAGCAGTGAACCTTCTTGGAATGGATGATGTAATTATTTACGGTGTGGACGGTTCCCCTGATATCAAAAAAGAGCTGGAAAAATCAGACACACAGATTGCAGGTACAGCGGCACAGTCTCCGATCAATATGGGGAAAAAGGCTGTGGAAGTAGGGCTTGCTATTTTGAACGGCGAAGAATATGAAAAAGAAAATTATGTAGAGATCATTGATATGATCACGAAAGATAATGTGGAAATGTATGGAGCAGATGGCTGGCAGTAG
- the gltX gene encoding glutamate--tRNA ligase yields the protein MSKVRTRFAPSPTGRMHVGNLRTALYAYLIAKHAGGSFMLRIEDTDQERFMEGALEIIYRTLEKTGLVHDEGPDKDGGVGPYVQSERNAAGIYMKYAKQLIEQGDAYYCFCDKERLESLRSKVSEDGNTEIVVYDKHCLHLSKEEIEANLKEGKPYVIRMNMPTEGTTTFHDEIYGDITVPNEELDDMILIKSDGYPTYNFANVVDDHLMGITHVVRGNEYLSSAPKYNRIYEAFGWEVPVYVHCPLITDENHKKLSKRCGHSSYEDLLDQGFVSEAIVNYVALLGWCPEGTQEIFSLDELVKIFDYHHMSKSPAVFDMTKLKWMNGEYLKAMDADRFYEMAKPYIEEVITKDYDLKKIAALVKTRIEIFPDIKDQIDFFQELPEYDTAMYCHKKMKTNEETSLEVLKEVLPILEAQDDYSNDALYATLKKYIEEKGYKNGYVMWPVRTAVSGKQNTPGGATEIMEVLGKEESLCRIRKGIELLETR from the coding sequence ATGAGTAAAGTAAGAACAAGATTTGCACCAAGTCCTACGGGAAGGATGCATGTGGGAAATTTAAGGACGGCATTATATGCTTATCTGATAGCGAAACATGCGGGAGGAAGCTTTATGCTTCGGATTGAGGATACAGACCAGGAACGTTTTATGGAAGGGGCTCTTGAAATTATTTACCGGACTCTGGAAAAGACCGGACTTGTACATGACGAGGGACCGGACAAAGACGGAGGAGTGGGTCCTTATGTGCAGAGCGAGAGAAACGCTGCAGGTATCTATATGAAATATGCCAAACAGCTCATTGAGCAGGGAGATGCATACTACTGTTTCTGTGATAAAGAACGCCTGGAGTCTTTAAGGAGCAAAGTGTCAGAAGACGGAAATACAGAGATTGTTGTCTATGATAAACACTGCCTTCATCTGAGCAAGGAAGAGATTGAAGCGAACCTGAAGGAAGGAAAGCCATATGTGATCCGCATGAACATGCCCACAGAAGGGACAACAACCTTTCATGATGAAATATACGGGGACATCACAGTGCCCAATGAAGAGCTGGATGATATGATTCTGATCAAATCGGACGGATATCCGACTTATAATTTTGCAAATGTAGTGGATGACCATCTGATGGGAATCACCCATGTAGTCCGCGGAAATGAATATCTGTCCTCTGCTCCGAAATACAATCGTATTTACGAAGCTTTCGGATGGGAAGTGCCGGTTTATGTGCATTGCCCGCTTATTACGGATGAAAACCACAAAAAGCTGAGTAAACGCTGCGGCCATTCTTCTTATGAAGATCTTCTGGATCAGGGATTTGTATCAGAAGCAATCGTGAATTATGTGGCTCTGCTGGGATGGTGTCCGGAGGGAACACAGGAAATCTTCTCTCTGGATGAGCTGGTAAAAATCTTCGACTATCATCATATGAGTAAGTCTCCGGCTGTGTTTGACATGACAAAGCTGAAATGGATGAATGGCGAATATCTGAAAGCAATGGATGCAGACAGGTTTTATGAGATGGCAAAGCCTTATATTGAAGAAGTGATCACAAAAGATTATGATTTGAAGAAGATTGCGGCGCTTGTAAAGACCAGAATCGAAATCTTCCCTGATATCAAAGACCAGATTGACTTTTTCCAAGAATTGCCGGAATATGACACAGCAATGTACTGCCATAAGAAAATGAAAACAAATGAAGAGACTTCTCTGGAAGTTTTAAAAGAAGTTCTTCCGATCCTGGAAGCGCAGGATGATTACAGCAATGACGCCCTGTATGCCACCCTGAAAAAGTATATTGAAGAAAAAGGTTACAAAAACGGCTATGTAATGTGGCCGGTGAGAACTGCCGTGTCCGGCAAGCAGAATACGCCTGGCGGAGCGACAGAAATTATGGAAGTACTTGGCAAAGAAGAGTCCCTGTGCAGGATCCGTAAGGGAATTGAATTGTTAGAAACGAGGTAA
- a CDS encoding threonine/serine exporter family protein → MIEYIVANLICPFFGTIAFSVLFNVPKRFYLSCGITGTMGWIVYCLTVNLTSAAIASFLGTLVVVLISRMLTVRMKCPITVFLISGIFPLVPGAGVYYTAYYLVMNQLGEAAQRGIGAIKVAFAIVLGIVCIVSIPREFFRPDYWRSRRLHKRKIQNS, encoded by the coding sequence ATGATAGAGTACATTGTGGCAAATCTGATATGCCCCTTTTTTGGCACCATTGCTTTTTCCGTTCTGTTTAACGTGCCGAAACGGTTTTATTTAAGCTGCGGCATTACTGGTACAATGGGGTGGATCGTATACTGTCTGACAGTCAATTTAACCTCGGCAGCCATTGCTTCTTTTTTGGGAACACTGGTGGTAGTTCTGATATCGAGAATGCTGACAGTGCGGATGAAGTGCCCGATCACGGTTTTTCTGATCTCCGGCATTTTTCCTCTGGTGCCCGGAGCGGGCGTTTATTATACCGCCTACTACCTTGTCATGAATCAGCTGGGAGAGGCTGCACAGCGTGGGATTGGAGCGATAAAAGTGGCTTTTGCCATAGTACTTGGCATTGTCTGCATTGTCTCTATTCCCAGAGAATTTTTCCGCCCGGATTACTGGAGGAGCCGCCGGCTCCACAAGAGAAAGATTCAGAATAGTTGA
- a CDS encoding DUF1292 domain-containing protein, which yields MATENMDEITVTLTLDNDEEIECAVLTVYEAGGRQYIALLPLDENGESEEGDVYLYRYIDTDPENPDLENILDDEEYEIAADAFDEWLDEQEFGEEEDL from the coding sequence ATGGCTACAGAAAATATGGATGAAATTACTGTAACACTGACTCTGGATAACGATGAAGAGATTGAATGCGCTGTTCTGACTGTCTATGAAGCCGGCGGACGTCAATATATTGCCCTTCTTCCTCTGGATGAAAACGGCGAAAGCGAAGAAGGCGATGTATATCTTTACCGTTATATTGACACAGACCCGGAAAATCCGGATCTGGAAAATATTCTTGACGATGAAGAATATGAAATCGCGGCAGATGCATTTGACGAATGGCTGGACGAGCAGGAATTTGGCGAGGAAGAGGATCTTTAA
- a CDS encoding ATP-dependent helicase, which yields MHLNKAQQKAACHFQGPCMVLAGPGSGKTLTIAARIENLIKRYKVRPEEILVITFTRYASYEMQNRFKSLMGGVCPPVTFGTFHGIYYGILRWAYGFTSANILTGEESSRLLGQILALPELDLKLEVEDEQDFIRDLLTEIGKVKNNGLDIQTYKASVCPGAFADIYQMYEKKRKEMRKIDFDDMLILCHELFKSRPDILEKWQARFRYILVDEFQDVNKIQYEILKMLALPENNLFVVGDDDQSIYQFRGADPSIMLGFSRDYPDAGQILLDVNYRSTAHILNGALRVIGHNEQRFSKEIKPHAGKGECVHVQEVLDVTEEGKYVIEGVKKRMEQGVPAREIAVLFRTNRDARILAEMLAEYQIPFEMKENIQNIYDHFIARNIKSYLKLAAGSRERRYFLDIMNCPKRYLSRECLESSRGDFEEMRKFYCDKGWMQDRIDQFEWDVKMMENKTPYAAIQYIRKKIGYDDYLKEYAKIRRIREEDLFEILYEIQERSKEFQSFEEWFLYIENYGQMLKEKKGRGRKDQTGEQGVSLMTMHGAKGLEFDTVFVIGGNEGVTPYRKAKLDEEIEEERRMFYVAMTRAKRKLVISYVKTKNGKELSPSRFVEELLLKEGESRH from the coding sequence ATGCATCTGAATAAGGCACAGCAAAAAGCAGCCTGTCATTTCCAGGGGCCATGTATGGTCCTTGCCGGTCCCGGTTCCGGGAAAACGCTTACCATTGCAGCAAGAATAGAAAATCTGATTAAAAGGTACAAAGTAAGACCAGAAGAAATTCTGGTCATTACTTTTACCAGATATGCTTCCTATGAAATGCAGAACAGATTTAAAAGTCTTATGGGAGGAGTCTGTCCTCCTGTAACATTCGGGACATTTCATGGGATCTATTACGGGATTCTAAGGTGGGCTTATGGATTTACTTCGGCAAATATTCTGACCGGGGAAGAGAGCAGCAGACTTTTGGGGCAGATTCTGGCTCTGCCGGAACTGGATCTTAAGCTGGAAGTGGAAGATGAACAGGATTTTATCAGAGATCTTCTGACAGAAATCGGAAAAGTAAAAAATAACGGGTTGGATATTCAGACATATAAAGCGTCCGTATGTCCGGGAGCATTTGCAGATATCTACCAGATGTATGAAAAGAAGAGAAAGGAAATGCGCAAGATCGATTTCGACGATATGCTGATCCTCTGCCATGAGCTTTTTAAGTCCAGACCAGATATTCTTGAAAAATGGCAGGCCAGGTTCCGGTATATTCTGGTAGATGAATTTCAGGATGTCAATAAAATACAGTATGAAATTTTGAAGATGCTGGCGCTTCCTGAAAATAACCTGTTTGTAGTAGGAGATGACGATCAGTCGATCTATCAATTCCGGGGAGCGGACCCTTCTATTATGCTTGGTTTTTCCAGAGACTATCCCGATGCCGGGCAGATTCTCCTGGACGTCAATTACCGCTCCACTGCTCATATTTTAAACGGCGCCCTCCGAGTGATCGGACATAATGAACAGAGATTTTCCAAGGAGATCAAACCCCATGCGGGAAAAGGAGAGTGCGTCCATGTGCAGGAAGTCCTGGATGTGACAGAGGAAGGAAAGTATGTGATAGAGGGCGTGAAAAAGAGGATGGAACAGGGCGTGCCGGCAAGAGAAATCGCAGTACTGTTCCGTACGAACCGGGATGCCAGGATCCTGGCGGAAATGCTGGCGGAATACCAGATTCCCTTTGAAATGAAAGAAAATATCCAGAATATTTATGATCACTTTATTGCCCGCAATATAAAAAGCTATCTGAAACTGGCTGCCGGAAGCAGGGAGAGAAGATATTTTCTGGATATTATGAACTGTCCGAAACGCTACTTAAGCAGAGAATGTCTGGAATCTTCCAGAGGGGATTTTGAGGAGATGAGGAAATTCTATTGTGACAAGGGGTGGATGCAGGACCGCATCGATCAGTTTGAGTGGGATGTTAAGATGATGGAAAACAAAACCCCTTATGCGGCAATACAATATATAAGAAAGAAGATCGGCTATGACGATTATCTGAAAGAATATGCCAAAATCCGGCGTATACGGGAGGAAGATCTTTTTGAAATTCTCTATGAAATTCAGGAAAGATCCAAGGAATTTCAAAGTTTTGAAGAGTGGTTTCTCTATATAGAGAACTACGGACAAATGTTAAAGGAGAAGAAGGGCAGAGGCAGAAAAGATCAAACTGGGGAACAGGGCGTGTCGCTTATGACCATGCACGGCGCAAAAGGCCTGGAATTTGATACAGTATTTGTGATCGGAGGAAATGAAGGCGTCACTCCTTACCGAAAAGCCAAACTTGATGAAGAGATCGAGGAGGAGCGCCGGATGTTTTATGTGGCTATGACACGGGCAAAGAGAAAACTGGTAATCAGTTATGTAAAAACGAAAAACGGAAAGGAACTAAGTCCTTCCCGCTTTGTTGAAGAGCTTTTGTTGAAAGAAGGAGAAAGCAGACATTAA
- a CDS encoding SIR2 family NAD-dependent protein deacylase: protein MSDITEIICQILKKSRYTVALSGFGMLVESGYPAIRDGGESYDIEQKYGYSTEEIFSSSFFSTRKPQFYDFYRKEILSALDTPPGKGFYEMARLEEMGILQTIITRRIFHLPSRAGCKKVIELHGNVYRNYCTHCGQEYSMEYVRDGEKIPLCEKCKQAIRPDVRLFGEMVDNQVITRAATEIQKADVLLVLGTNLKSYLCTQLLDYYEGDKLLLISKEQHFSDKFADIYWNSRVDDALDKIITEMEKNNE from the coding sequence ATGTCAGATATAACGGAAATCATCTGTCAGATACTGAAGAAAAGCAGGTACACAGTGGCATTAAGCGGTTTTGGAATGCTTGTGGAAAGCGGATATCCGGCAATTCGTGACGGGGGAGAGTCCTACGATATTGAACAGAAGTACGGATATTCAACAGAAGAGATCTTTTCCAGTTCCTTTTTTTCGACGCGTAAACCGCAGTTTTACGATTTCTACAGAAAAGAAATCCTTTCGGCTCTGGATACACCGCCGGGGAAAGGATTTTATGAGATGGCCAGGCTGGAGGAGATGGGGATTTTGCAGACCATTATTACCCGGCGTATTTTCCATTTGCCCTCACGTGCAGGATGTAAAAAGGTCATTGAGCTTCATGGAAATGTATACCGCAATTATTGTACACATTGCGGCCAGGAGTATTCTATGGAGTATGTAAGGGATGGAGAGAAGATTCCTTTATGTGAAAAATGTAAACAGGCTATTCGGCCGGATGTGCGGCTGTTTGGGGAAATGGTGGATAATCAGGTTATTACAAGAGCTGCAACGGAGATTCAGAAAGCCGACGTGCTGCTGGTGCTTGGTACGAACCTGAAAAGTTATCTCTGTACACAGCTTCTGGATTACTATGAAGGAGATAAGCTTTTGCTGATCTCGAAAGAACAGCATTTTTCAGATAAATTTGCAGATATATACTGGAACAGCAGAGTGGATGATGCTCTGGATAAAATTATAACAGAAATGGAGAAGAACAATGAGTAA